From Jeotgalibaca dankookensis, one genomic window encodes:
- a CDS encoding trimeric intracellular cation channel family protein — MDTWDIFAIIGTVSFALQGGLIAMEKKYDLFAVYLFGLLTSFGGGALQHVLIGGSDYQLWNQERLFLVAMISITFVILFPKLVIKRELFWTNILDAFGVIAFAIQGSINAIILNLPASAVVVSAVITATGGGIIRDLLSQREPILLGKNIYGLWIFLIGMIMGVLGEQAFPYQYLLFIVFSTLRICSFVYDWKLPARKY, encoded by the coding sequence ATGGATACATGGGATATTTTTGCAATAATTGGTACTGTTTCTTTTGCGCTCCAAGGTGGATTAATTGCCATGGAGAAAAAATATGATTTATTTGCGGTTTATTTATTTGGTCTTTTGACTTCTTTTGGCGGTGGCGCTTTGCAACACGTTCTAATTGGAGGTTCAGATTATCAGTTATGGAATCAAGAAAGGCTTTTTCTTGTTGCAATGATTTCTATTACGTTTGTTATTCTTTTTCCTAAATTAGTTATTAAAAGAGAGCTTTTTTGGACCAACATTTTAGATGCGTTTGGTGTCATTGCCTTTGCAATACAAGGTTCTATTAATGCAATCATCCTTAACCTTCCAGCTAGCGCAGTGGTTGTTTCAGCCGTTATAACCGCTACGGGGGGTGGGATTATCCGCGACTTACTATCGCAAAGAGAACCTATTCTTTTAGGGAAGAATATTTATGGCCTATGGATATTTTTAATTGGGATGATTATGGGGGTTTTAGGTGAACAAGCATTCCCATATCAGTACCTTTTGTTTATTGTCTTTTCTACTTTACGAATTTGTTCCTTTGTTTACGACTGGAAACTTCCTGCTCGTAAGTACTAA
- a CDS encoding sensor histidine kinase, translating to MKKGSWLINKSLVILISLFTLTFIVGLGILYGWSYYYFGTIFEDRVINEYTYQKKQDIGVNNEWIVGVTTDNIDVVEAIHGEKVKKIVEDLKKRQNENKQIYRENIDDKQLLVMIELDTKNGEQIYEYSIIRDLYMEILPRIGLIFFVFLIVIFLLAFLLFKQLSNLLYRNISLVKQQAEMISTDKATSEEIKITTKDSDIQSLIASFNFMKKRLIEKDERNQAMIGFVSHELKTPTMIIKGYTNAAMDGLYPKGTLEDSLVVINEQVKRIEDKTTELLRFSEYILERNKEEKPETVNLTDTIKRTIDIFRPMSNKKIQFEARDSIYFEGYPALLTILFENLIQNQLNYSDDYIAIELFKDEPHICIRFKNDGQIVSLADYPDIFQPFSTRNPSGSGLGLEIAQEIVRLHGGKISLVSDEKATIFEILF from the coding sequence ATGAAAAAAGGATCTTGGTTAATAAATAAGTCGTTAGTTATTCTTATTTCTCTTTTTACCTTAACCTTTATCGTTGGGTTAGGTATCTTATATGGGTGGTCTTATTATTATTTTGGGACGATCTTTGAAGACCGTGTCATTAATGAGTATACCTATCAAAAAAAGCAAGACATCGGAGTAAACAATGAGTGGATTGTAGGCGTTACAACGGACAATATCGACGTTGTAGAGGCGATTCATGGAGAGAAAGTCAAAAAAATCGTTGAAGACTTAAAAAAGAGGCAAAATGAAAATAAACAAATCTACCGAGAAAATATTGATGATAAACAATTATTAGTTATGATTGAATTAGATACAAAAAACGGCGAGCAAATTTATGAATACTCTATTATACGGGATTTGTACATGGAAATTCTGCCACGAATCGGGTTAATTTTTTTTGTATTTTTAATTGTCATTTTCTTGTTAGCATTCTTGCTCTTCAAACAACTCAGTAATCTACTCTACAGAAACATTTCCTTAGTCAAGCAACAGGCTGAAATGATTTCTACAGATAAGGCCACATCAGAAGAAATTAAAATTACAACAAAAGACAGTGATATTCAGTCTTTAATTGCCTCTTTTAATTTTATGAAGAAACGTTTAATCGAAAAAGACGAGCGGAACCAAGCTATGATTGGTTTTGTTTCACATGAACTCAAAACACCGACTATGATTATCAAGGGTTATACAAATGCTGCTATGGATGGTTTATACCCCAAAGGTACTTTAGAAGATTCTTTAGTGGTTATTAATGAACAAGTAAAGAGAATAGAAGATAAAACAACTGAATTATTACGCTTTTCAGAATACATATTAGAGAGGAATAAAGAGGAAAAGCCTGAAACGGTTAACTTGACAGATACAATTAAACGAACAATCGATATATTTAGACCTATGAGTAACAAAAAGATTCAGTTTGAAGCTAGGGATTCTATTTACTTTGAAGGGTACCCTGCTCTTTTAACTATATTATTTGAAAATCTTATCCAAAATCAACTCAATTATTCAGATGACTATATAGCAATCGAACTCTTTAAAGATGAACCGCATATTTGTATCCGTTTTAAAAATGATGGTCAAATTGTTTCGTTAGCAGATTATCCTGATATCTTTCAACCCTTTTCGACAAGAAATCCTTCAGGAAGTGGTTTAGGTTTAGAAATAGCTCAAGAAATAGTAAGATTACATGGTGGTAAAATTTCACTTGTTAGTGACGAGAAAGCAACTATTTTTGAGATTCTTTTTTAA
- a CDS encoding response regulator transcription factor, with protein sequence MHILLVEDDKEITNLLYFYLTRHGWRVTSCETYQEAIKKLDSSISICVLDLMLPDGDGLDLLAEIKKQYPNMASIIISAKTSSLDRVKGFEVGTDDYITKPFLPEELIYRISKLTHLKTSAEVVKIQDYTINQVQRSVYDHNDEKIPLSTKELDTLLYFIKNKGIALSREQIIAKIWENDSFVNDRIIDNQIKNLRKKMPRLAIDTLYGYGYRMNG encoded by the coding sequence ATGCATATTTTATTAGTAGAAGACGATAAAGAAATAACCAATCTTCTTTATTTTTATCTCACGCGTCATGGCTGGAGAGTAACCAGTTGCGAAACGTACCAAGAAGCGATTAAAAAATTGGATTCTTCCATATCAATTTGTGTATTGGACTTAATGCTTCCCGATGGAGACGGTTTAGATCTGTTAGCTGAAATAAAAAAACAGTATCCAAACATGGCTAGTATCATCATTTCTGCTAAGACCTCTAGTCTAGACCGCGTCAAAGGATTTGAAGTTGGAACCGATGATTATATTACAAAACCTTTCTTACCGGAAGAATTAATATACCGTATTTCAAAACTGACCCATTTGAAAACAAGTGCTGAAGTCGTAAAAATCCAAGATTACACGATTAATCAGGTCCAAAGAAGTGTATATGACCATAACGATGAAAAAATACCCTTGAGTACAAAAGAATTAGATACCTTACTTTATTTTATAAAGAATAAAGGGATTGCCCTGTCACGCGAACAAATTATCGCTAAAATTTGGGAAAATGATTCTTTTGTAAATGACCGAATCATCGATAACCAAATAAAAAATTTACGAAAAAAAATGCCACGCTTAGCAATTGATACGCTTTATGGTTATGGGTATCGGATGAACGGATGA
- a CDS encoding YfcC family protein has product MEKKKKISLSSFSILFIILLLLALISIVLAGQPFDPALLTATDTVAKVIPASLSTIVMAPFNGFKDAIEICIFILMLGGYLSIVNKTGALEAGIQSVVKKLKGNELIIIPILMILFSIGGSTFGMAEETLPFYALLTSVMVVAGFDTIVSVGTVLLGSGAGVLGSTVNPFATGVAMDALTAINIETNAGIVIGIGIALWLVTLLPFLYFVMSYAKRVKADKGSTILSLQEQEDMNLEFRKKSSQEFSFTKKHKIVLILFGLSFLIMIVSLIPWQNFGITIFNGWTAVLTGNSFGEWYFGDLSMLFLIMGLVIAFVYRLKERQTISAFVAGASDMLSVVLIIVVARGTSVLMASTHLDLLILDRATMLLGGLSPILFIIGSFIVYFFLAFLIPSSSGLAYVTMPIMGGLAYEMGIAPEIMIMIFASTHGVINLVSPTSGILMGGLEMNKIEYATWIRFMRMPIFTILITNLAVLILSLYIL; this is encoded by the coding sequence GTGGAAAAAAAGAAAAAAATATCCCTATCATCATTTAGTATTCTATTTATTATTTTACTTTTACTTGCTTTAATTTCAATTGTTTTAGCAGGTCAACCATTTGATCCCGCACTTTTAACGGCAACGGACACAGTTGCAAAAGTTATCCCAGCAAGCCTTTCAACAATTGTTATGGCACCTTTCAACGGTTTTAAAGATGCGATTGAAATCTGTATTTTTATCTTAATGCTAGGGGGTTACCTAAGTATTGTGAATAAGACTGGTGCACTAGAAGCAGGTATTCAGTCTGTCGTTAAAAAATTAAAAGGGAATGAATTGATTATTATTCCTATTTTAATGATTTTGTTTTCTATAGGTGGTTCTACTTTTGGAATGGCGGAAGAAACACTTCCGTTTTATGCCTTATTGACTTCTGTAATGGTTGTGGCGGGTTTTGATACGATTGTATCAGTTGGGACTGTGTTATTAGGTTCCGGAGCGGGTGTATTAGGTTCAACTGTTAATCCATTTGCGACAGGTGTGGCTATGGATGCACTGACAGCCATTAATATTGAAACCAATGCTGGCATTGTTATCGGAATTGGGATTGCGTTATGGTTAGTGACGTTGTTACCTTTTTTATATTTTGTTATGAGCTACGCGAAAAGAGTAAAGGCAGATAAAGGGTCTACTATTCTCTCACTACAAGAGCAAGAAGATATGAATCTAGAATTTAGAAAAAAATCTTCACAAGAATTTTCTTTTACAAAAAAACATAAAATCGTCTTAATATTGTTCGGTCTTTCATTCTTAATTATGATTGTCTCTTTAATACCTTGGCAAAACTTTGGAATAACTATTTTTAATGGTTGGACAGCTGTTTTAACAGGTAATAGTTTTGGAGAATGGTATTTTGGAGATTTATCCATGCTCTTTTTAATTATGGGACTTGTAATTGCTTTTGTCTATAGATTGAAAGAAAGACAAACCATTTCAGCATTCGTTGCTGGGGCAAGCGATATGTTATCCGTTGTTTTAATTATCGTAGTAGCAAGAGGAACTTCGGTACTAATGGCATCTACTCATTTAGATTTACTTATTCTAGATCGAGCTACGATGCTGCTAGGCGGTTTATCACCTATTTTATTTATTATAGGCAGTTTCATTGTTTATTTCTTTTTAGCATTTTTAATTCCCTCTTCTTCTGGGCTTGCATATGTGACAATGCCGATTATGGGTGGGTTAGCTTATGAAATGGGAATCGCACCAGAAATTATGATTATGATCTTTGCTTCTACGCATGGGGTCATCAATTTGGTCAGCCCCACCTCAGGTATATTAATGGGTGGTTTAGAAATGAATAAAATTGAATATGCAACGTGGATCCGTTTTATGAGAATGCCAATTTTTACTATTTTAATAACAAATTTAGCTGTCTTAATTTTGTCTCTTTATATTTTATAA
- a CDS encoding NAD/NADP octopine/nopaline dehydrogenase family protein, whose product MKNITVIGAGNGGMTAAYHFSKEGHSVCIYDHADFATQIDAINANGGITALAEHHGESMMFSGTEKITKATTNIKEALEFSTILVMICPSFAQEILFKDMLPYLTSEHKLIIMPGNYGGMVLQKMVSDSDKPNLNMVFIDAISIPWACRIVSPGVISIMGIKTFLPMSIFPQELSTPDLQADIQNVFPIPVEFLDDPIHAGLENINFGGHPLLTTLNMGILENFDGKFNYYRDCCSTATANAAAKMDKERLAVGASWGYDLRTELEAMNALYDSNYDTVYEFNRASTTHVKIDSAPASSKNRYITEDVPYLLVPCYELAKAKGIKVPIVESCIHIASAYNDENYFETGRTLEKMGLISQKSNM is encoded by the coding sequence ATGAAAAATATTACGGTAATAGGTGCTGGTAACGGTGGTATGACGGCTGCTTATCATTTTTCAAAAGAAGGCCACTCTGTTTGTATCTACGATCATGCTGATTTTGCTACGCAAATAGACGCTATCAACGCTAATGGCGGTATTACCGCTCTAGCTGAGCATCACGGCGAAAGTATGATGTTTTCAGGAACTGAAAAAATTACAAAAGCCACAACTAACATAAAAGAAGCCCTAGAATTTTCTACCATCTTAGTGATGATATGCCCTTCATTTGCACAAGAAATTCTATTTAAAGATATGCTGCCATATTTGACTTCAGAACATAAGTTAATAATTATGCCTGGGAATTATGGGGGGATGGTCTTACAAAAAATGGTAAGCGATAGTGATAAACCAAATCTTAATATGGTTTTTATAGATGCTATCAGTATTCCATGGGCTTGTAGAATTGTATCTCCCGGTGTCATATCTATTATGGGTATTAAAACATTTTTACCGATGAGTATTTTCCCTCAAGAATTAAGTACGCCTGACTTACAAGCGGACATACAAAACGTTTTTCCTATTCCAGTAGAGTTTTTAGATGATCCGATTCATGCTGGTTTGGAAAATATAAATTTCGGTGGGCACCCTTTACTTACAACTTTAAATATGGGGATTCTAGAAAACTTCGATGGAAAATTCAACTATTATCGTGACTGCTGTAGCACCGCTACAGCGAACGCCGCAGCCAAGATGGACAAGGAACGTTTAGCGGTAGGTGCAAGTTGGGGCTATGATTTGCGTACCGAACTAGAAGCCATGAATGCCCTTTATGACAGTAACTATGATACCGTTTATGAGTTTAACCGTGCATCTACTACTCATGTTAAAATTGATAGTGCGCCAGCTTCTTCTAAAAACCGCTATATTACAGAAGATGTCCCTTATTTATTAGTTCCATGCTATGAACTAGCAAAAGCAAAAGGGATAAAAGTACCTATTGTCGAATCGTGTATTCATATCGCTTCTGCTTATAACGATGAAAATTACTTTGAAACAGGTAGAACATTAGAAAAAATGGGGTTAATATCTCAAAAATCGAATATGTAA
- a CDS encoding carbon starvation protein A, whose amino-acid sequence MYTFILGIILLVLGYVFYSKIIYKNFGVEPNRETPATVLEDGTDFVPMEKQRNWLIQLLNIAGTGPIFGPIMGALYGPVAFLWIVLGSIFAGAVHDYYLGMISLRNNGAHLPELASKYLGRIMKHIVNLFTALLLLLVGTVFVTSPASLLAGLTPGFMDRRFWVLLIFIYYFLSTILPIDTLIGKIYPYFGALLILTSLGVGITLFATGNITNIPELTLQNMHPNDVPIIPGLFFTISCGALSGFHATQSPIISRTLKNESEGRWVFYGAMITEGIIAMLWAAAAIALFDGQTLSQIISEGTASAAVSEITFTLLGTIGGTIGILGVIVLPITSGDTAFRSLRMVIADYIKLTQAKLSNRFMITIPIFAISIALMFIDFNILWRYFTWANQVTAVIALFVSTAYLFLKSRNYFFTLIPGTFMLYLVILYLLTEPIGFNLPMTISYYVSAALALGILLLFFRHVRLLKSGLTSESALINDQLSIREIYPESIL is encoded by the coding sequence ATGTACACATTTATATTAGGTATTATTTTATTAGTATTAGGGTATGTATTTTATTCCAAAATTATTTATAAAAATTTTGGAGTAGAACCAAATCGGGAAACACCAGCAACTGTTTTAGAAGATGGGACAGATTTCGTTCCAATGGAGAAGCAGCGTAATTGGCTGATACAATTATTAAATATTGCTGGAACCGGGCCTATATTTGGGCCAATTATGGGTGCTTTATATGGCCCGGTTGCTTTTCTATGGATTGTGCTTGGTAGTATTTTCGCTGGTGCTGTCCATGACTATTACTTAGGTATGATTTCTTTGCGTAATAATGGCGCACATTTACCTGAATTAGCAAGTAAGTATCTCGGTCGAATAATGAAACACATCGTTAACTTGTTTACTGCACTTTTATTATTATTAGTTGGTACCGTATTCGTAACTTCTCCTGCATCTTTATTGGCTGGATTAACCCCTGGCTTCATGGATCGTCGATTTTGGGTCCTTCTTATTTTTATTTATTATTTCTTATCTACTATTTTACCGATTGATACTTTAATTGGTAAAATCTATCCTTACTTCGGAGCATTACTTATTTTGACAAGTTTGGGGGTCGGAATCACACTGTTTGCGACTGGAAATATTACCAATATTCCCGAATTAACCCTTCAAAATATGCATCCTAATGATGTGCCGATTATTCCCGGTTTATTCTTTACTATTTCTTGTGGTGCCTTATCTGGTTTCCATGCCACCCAATCACCGATTATTTCACGGACACTTAAAAATGAGTCTGAAGGACGTTGGGTCTTTTACGGAGCGATGATTACTGAGGGTATCATTGCTATGCTTTGGGCTGCTGCTGCCATTGCTTTGTTTGATGGCCAAACATTGAGCCAAATCATTTCGGAAGGAACCGCTTCTGCTGCAGTCAGTGAAATTACCTTTACTTTATTAGGAACTATTGGTGGTACAATCGGAATTTTAGGCGTCATCGTTCTCCCGATTACTTCTGGAGATACTGCTTTTAGAAGTTTACGAATGGTTATTGCCGATTATATTAAATTAACCCAAGCAAAATTATCAAACCGTTTTATGATTACGATTCCTATTTTTGCAATCAGTATCGCTCTTATGTTTATTGACTTTAATATTCTATGGCGTTACTTTACCTGGGCAAATCAAGTAACTGCCGTTATTGCGCTCTTTGTTAGCACTGCCTATCTCTTTTTAAAGAGTCGCAATTACTTCTTTACGCTCATTCCAGGAACATTTATGCTGTATTTAGTTATTTTATATCTTCTAACAGAGCCCATTGGATTTAATTTACCAATGACTATTTCCTACTACGTCAGTGCAGCTCTTGCCTTAGGAATCTTACTGCTATTCTTCCGACATGTTCGATTATTGAAATCAGGATTAACCTCAGAAAGTGCTTTAATCAATGATCAATTATCGATCCGAGAAATTTACCCTGAATCAATTCTTTAA
- a CDS encoding prenyltransferase, which produces MTIKNILKLSQMESTTTSFFPAFIGIAYAWYNYRTFNPVLSILAVIVIVLFHMAINIRDNYLEYEIAIKKGEHSADNIILGEEKIRLKDISNVYLTFGIISTIIGIYLVTQTSLILLYAVIINFSIGILYTAGPRPIASTPFGEFFVGLSMGFGIFFSTVYVNAYEVIQFDFVTLVQLVIASVPTAITVMAIMLANNIGDLEEDIEDNRFTLPYYIGVEKALTVYRFFYYSVYASVIVSILIGTFPKLVIFFFLAVPIIQKNIRKVIIKHDKDTGMLASVINSFVIPVAILIPFIIGMWFDI; this is translated from the coding sequence ATGACTATCAAAAATATTTTAAAACTCTCTCAAATGGAATCTACAACCACTAGTTTTTTTCCTGCTTTTATAGGAATTGCTTATGCTTGGTACAACTATCGAACCTTCAATCCTGTTCTTTCTATATTAGCTGTTATAGTTATTGTTCTCTTCCATATGGCTATTAATATACGTGATAACTATCTTGAGTATGAAATTGCTATTAAAAAAGGAGAACATTCAGCTGACAATATTATTCTAGGCGAAGAAAAAATTAGATTAAAAGATATCAGTAATGTTTACCTCACTTTTGGAATAATCTCTACAATTATCGGTATTTATCTTGTTACTCAAACGAGTCTTATCTTACTATATGCGGTAATTATTAACTTTTCAATTGGGATTTTATATACGGCTGGTCCACGTCCCATTGCAAGTACACCATTTGGAGAATTTTTTGTTGGTTTATCTATGGGATTTGGTATTTTCTTCTCAACAGTTTACGTAAATGCTTATGAAGTTATCCAATTTGATTTCGTAACCTTGGTCCAACTTGTAATCGCTTCGGTTCCAACGGCTATTACCGTGATGGCCATTATGCTTGCTAATAATATTGGTGATCTAGAAGAAGATATTGAAGATAATCGTTTCACGCTTCCCTATTATATCGGTGTTGAAAAAGCTCTCACTGTTTACCGGTTCTTCTATTACTCCGTATATGCTTCAGTTATAGTTTCTATATTAATTGGAACCTTCCCGAAACTTGTTATCTTCTTCTTTCTTGCTGTTCCGATTATCCAAAAGAACATTCGAAAAGTGATAATAAAACATGATAAAGATACTGGTATGCTCGCTTCCGTTATCAATTCATTTGTTATTCCTGTTGCCATTTTAATTCCGTTTATTATCGGTATGTGGTTTGATATTTAA
- a CDS encoding polyprenyl synthetase family protein translates to MHPMWDELPDINKQLSECILLIKEKTTIENKAIQDTIFQLLDSGGKLLRPAYFLLFSKLGDIKKQNHQQLIAAAASTEVLHLATLIHDDIIDDSVTRRGFETVQSQYGKDVAVYAGDLLLSVYFDLLADATESTEAIKLNALSMKRLLLGELEQKANTYNIDITFRQYLRSVKGKTAQLFELSCFEGAYWGKTSAEVIKKSSQIGHHIGIAFQMLDDILDYSQSSNILAKPVLEDVKQGVYSLPLILALQENKQAFIPLLSKKTEMTPADIDQVVSLIEHYQGLKKAHEIAAYYTKKALEIISQLPDCPEKEILYQLTQTLLNRNF, encoded by the coding sequence ATACATCCGATGTGGGACGAACTTCCCGATATAAATAAGCAATTATCCGAGTGTATTCTGCTTATTAAAGAAAAGACAACCATAGAGAATAAAGCAATCCAAGATACCATCTTTCAACTTCTAGATAGTGGTGGTAAACTCTTGCGTCCAGCCTATTTTCTCCTTTTTTCAAAATTAGGTGATATTAAAAAACAAAATCATCAGCAATTGATTGCTGCCGCTGCTTCAACGGAAGTCTTACACTTAGCGACCCTCATCCATGATGATATTATCGATGATTCTGTCACTAGAAGAGGTTTCGAAACTGTACAGTCACAGTATGGCAAAGATGTAGCCGTCTATGCGGGAGATTTATTACTTTCCGTTTATTTCGACTTACTAGCAGATGCAACAGAATCAACCGAAGCCATTAAATTGAATGCGCTCTCTATGAAAAGACTGCTATTAGGGGAACTCGAACAGAAGGCAAACACTTATAATATTGATATTACCTTCCGACAGTACTTACGAAGTGTCAAAGGAAAAACAGCACAACTATTTGAATTAAGTTGCTTTGAAGGTGCTTATTGGGGGAAAACAAGCGCAGAGGTCATCAAAAAAAGCAGTCAGATTGGTCATCATATCGGAATTGCCTTTCAAATGTTAGATGATATCCTTGATTATTCTCAATCCAGCAATATTCTTGCCAAACCCGTATTAGAGGATGTCAAACAGGGGGTCTACTCACTCCCACTTATCCTAGCTCTTCAAGAAAACAAACAGGCTTTTATTCCGCTTTTATCGAAAAAAACAGAAATGACTCCGGCTGATATAGATCAGGTTGTTTCTTTAATTGAGCATTACCAAGGTCTCAAAAAAGCACATGAAATTGCTGCCTACTACACAAAAAAAGCCTTAGAAATCATTTCACAACTTCCGGACTGTCCAGAAAAAGAAATCCTCTATCAGCTAACCCAAACACTACTAAACCGAAATTTTTGA
- a CDS encoding cytochrome P450, producing the protein MEKVPETKIKLTDVKELLSKGYNLLGELREDVDAPVVKAKFLTQEIIAIYGEAAARKFYDPTNFKRGGAMPKPILRTLFGEDGVQTLDGKEHHHRKNYFMDLMTPERMEDYREILDRHLSEELDRQHGEIELFDLANHVLFNAICEWSGINLEHYDSEKVSSLAENQISMISGAITSPTDHLKGVKDRNESEEWAQELIKEARKNPVPGKEHLALYTFANATDLEGELLPLEVAAVELLNIIRPTVALTVWMALMGHALFSENGVYDELKADFDTLQDPFIQEMRRYYPFFPMLPAIAVDDVEVDGYHIPKDSWVVLDLYGTNHDARTVDHPEKFDLKRYVGRAKDLSYEEEYEMIAQGGGKFREMHRCAGEWITLHSMRVFSNQLVNKYNFTIPEQDWTVPMDKIPTYPNSKSLLFKE; encoded by the coding sequence ATGGAAAAAGTACCGGAAACAAAGATCAAATTGACCGATGTGAAGGAACTGCTCAGCAAAGGATACAATCTTTTAGGTGAGCTTCGTGAGGATGTCGATGCTCCAGTTGTAAAAGCCAAGTTCTTAACGCAAGAAATTATTGCAATTTATGGAGAAGCAGCAGCACGAAAATTTTATGATCCAACAAATTTCAAACGTGGGGGTGCAATGCCAAAACCTATCTTAAGAACTTTATTTGGCGAAGATGGCGTTCAAACACTCGATGGTAAAGAACACCATCACCGTAAGAACTACTTTATGGATTTAATGACCCCTGAGCGTATGGAAGACTACCGTGAGATATTGGACCGTCATTTATCAGAAGAATTAGATAGACAGCATGGTGAAATTGAATTGTTTGATTTAGCTAATCATGTTTTATTTAACGCTATTTGCGAATGGTCTGGTATTAATTTAGAGCACTATGATTCTGAAAAAGTATCAAGCCTTGCTGAAAATCAAATCTCTATGATAAGTGGCGCTATCACTTCTCCAACTGATCACTTAAAAGGAGTAAAAGACCGTAATGAATCGGAAGAATGGGCACAAGAACTAATTAAAGAAGCACGTAAAAATCCTGTGCCTGGAAAAGAACATTTGGCTTTATACACTTTTGCAAATGCGACTGATCTTGAAGGTGAGTTATTACCATTAGAAGTTGCTGCTGTAGAGTTATTAAATATTATTCGGCCAACTGTTGCCTTAACAGTTTGGATGGCTTTAATGGGTCATGCTCTTTTCTCTGAAAATGGTGTTTACGATGAATTGAAGGCTGATTTTGACACCTTACAAGATCCGTTCATTCAAGAGATGCGTCGTTACTACCCATTCTTCCCGATGCTACCAGCAATTGCTGTCGATGATGTAGAGGTAGATGGCTATCATATTCCTAAAGATAGCTGGGTTGTCTTAGACCTTTATGGAACGAATCATGATGCACGTACCGTAGATCATCCAGAAAAATTTGATTTGAAACGCTATGTCGGCCGAGCAAAAGATCTTTCATATGAAGAGGAGTATGAAATGATTGCTCAAGGTGGCGGGAAATTTAGAGAAATGCACCGTTGTGCTGGTGAGTGGATTACCCTCCATAGCATGCGTGTCTTCTCAAACCAATTAGTAAATAAATATAACTTTACTATTCCTGAACAAGATTGGACAGTTCCAATGGACAAAATTCCAACTTACCCAAACAGTAAATCACTTTTATTCAAAGAATAA